From a region of the Dictyostelium discoideum AX4 chromosome 2 chromosome, whole genome shotgun sequence genome:
- a CDS encoding hypothetical protein (Similar to Dictyostelium discoideum (Slime mold). prespore-specific protein), with translation MNTQNNILNRVSRINKDIKNNLTSNITTTQFTSITTNTSTIKTNTLPINNNINNNINSTTATKASTAAATTTAATTTATKTATKTTKTTTATAKTTTTTSNNNNNSFFENHYLITDDRKKELKTNYRFFGNDGCYFKLFISDIKNVKTIQSGGIKFLLKKRIPIKHVEVFGDIVSLTIKRKFNTTLITIILDDNTQTIECEYFPEEIPSLIPPQPNTTNYNNYNNTNYNNTNNNNNDNNNNNDDNNDTTFNGNNHWNNNGDNNNNNNNNNNNNNNNNNNEKINIGTSEHLPFLLGSFIRVWGFIKSDPHDGRLFIKIKEFELINDPNKEIWLLLDKIKTQKEIYFPYIKIFNERLLSNSSNIFTSGQQIIINNQNNQNNQNNQNNQNNQNNNNNNNNNNNNNNNNNNNNNNLIKRKRKLNEDYK, from the coding sequence ATGAACACTCAAAACAATATCCTAAATAGAGTTTCcagaataaataaagatataaaGAATAACTTAACATCAAATATAACAACTACTCAATTTACATCAATAACAACTAATACTTCAACAATAAAAACTAACACTCTcccaataaataataatattaataataacattaattctacaacagcaacaaaagCATCAacagcagcagcaacaacaacagcagcaacaacaacagcaacaaaaacagcaacaaaaacaacaaaaacaacaacagcaacagcaaaaacaacaacaacaacatctaataataataataattcattttttgaaaatcacTATTTAATAACAGATGATaggaaaaaagaattaaaaactaattatAGGTTCTTTGGTAATGATGGATGTTATTTCAAGTTATTTATATCGGATATAAAGAACgtaaaaacaattcaatcaGGAGgaattaaatttcttttaaaaaaaagaataccGATAAAACATGTAGAAGTTTTTGGTGACATTGTATCATTAACCATAAAAAGAAAGTTTAATACAACTCTaattacaataatattaGATGATAATACTCAAACCATTGAATGTGAATATTTTCCTGAAGAAATACCTTCACTTATACCGCCACAACCAAATACAACaaattacaacaattacaacaataccaattataacaataccaataataataataacgataataataataataatgatgataataatgatacaacatttaatggtaataatcattggaataataatggtgacaataacaacaacaataacaacaacaacaataataataataataataataataatgaaaaaataaatattggtACCAGTGAACATTTACCATTCTTGTTGGGTTCATTTATTAGGGTTTGGGGATTCATAAAATCTGATCCGCATGATGGTAGATTGTTTATAAAGATAAaggaatttgaattaattaatgatccAAATAAAGAGATATGGTTACTtttagataaaattaaaactcaaaaagaaatatatttCCCTtacattaaaatttttaatgaaagattattatcaaattcttcaaataTATTTACTTCTGGAcaacaaattattataaataatcaaaataatcaaaataatcaaaataatcaaaataatcaaaataatcaaaataataataataataataataataataataataataataataataataataataataataataatttaataaaaagaaaaaggaaattaaacgaagattataaataa
- a CDS encoding phospholipid-translocating P-type ATPase family protein, with protein MLKERKKSTDNGKESNNSSTNCYTLFLNDSKQTHSQTGKKFPKNFIRTTKYTILSFIPKNLFEQFRRLSNFYFLCVLIIQLVPQISPLLPLTSILPLSFVLIITATKEALEDYNRYQSDKKNNLEPYTIVRDAKLETISSQDICVGDIIRIQNGQQIPADLVLISTSHDEGLCYVETSNLDGETNLKVRKALGDTNKLSTAEDISLLRGSIVYETPNERLYRFNGRIVIQGKENIIHSLNHTMFLQRGSQLRNTKFIFGVCVYAGVDTKLFLNQQPPPSKFSTVEKLLNKLILFVFIFQLIVCLLCAVASAFYQEIVVEDMLYLGPTVSLSIYGVRNFFTYFILFNTMIPISLWVTLEMVKVGQAKFMEFDSYMRSQVLTIDPATGEEKEVEKGCKAKTSNLNEDLGRIQHIFSDKTGTLTENIMRFCKCSIGSDIYDERESSGSLVRALDASRDSSSNPKILINGTNNTKFQTIQSFLRILSLCHTVISEVDEATGNITYQSQSPDELALVHTASNNGFVFLDRRTDEILLRENGVDTSYGLLAILEFSSARRRMSVIVRTPEGTIKLLTKGADMSISCRLLNDKERNAARDETLNFLKNFSRDGYRTLMVAERDLTVEEYEDWKQQFFQASTSIENREEKIEAVCELIEKDLSLVGTTAIEDKLQNQVPETISYLLNAGLHIWVLTGDKQETAVNIGYSCRLFDPAMELIFVNTESSEECGLILDRYIALLPPENENEDVKDTQTYGQQQMQQGMNGATPGIMNMISNSLQSGSGNKTPIIDIIIPTLAVEYGLVIDGHTLTFALNDHKEKFLRLGRACKSVICCRTTPLQKALVVRVVKQSEKKISLAIGDGANDVSMIQEAHVGIGIFGKEGTQAARASDYCIHQFSHLKRLLCVHGRYSYIRVSGLIQYSFYKNMSFTLCLLWFSFSSLFTGQTIFDSWIITFYNILFTSLPPFFYGLFEKDIDEESIMENPNLYKSIQQSQILSKKSFFVWNLLGLWHSLVTFFGVKLLFVNDVMSSNGHVAGIWTLGTLVSTASILTVNVRMAIETKLWNYISLVGMIISLAAYFIMLVLYAFFLPLNSNMYDIFSSQLETGSYYFTIIVIIIVAIFPDFCIKYYSRMYAPKDTQLEKERKGLKGVKEYQREMKEFNNQRA; from the exons atgttaaaagaaagaaaaaaatcaaCAGAT aatggtaaagaaagtaataatagtagtacaAATTGTtatacattatttttaaatgattcgAAACAAACACATTCCCAAACTGGAAagaaatttccaaaaaattttattaggACAACCAAATAtacaattttatcatttattccAAAGAATTTATTCGAACAATTTAGaagattatcaaatttttatttcctttGTGTATTGATCATTCAATTAGTTCCACAAATCtcaccattattaccattgaCAAGTAttttaccattatcattCGTATTAATTATAACGGCTACCAAAGAGGCATTAGAAGATTATAATCGTTATCAAagtgataaaaaaaacaatttagaACCATATACTATAGTGAGAGATGCTAAATTGGAGACAATATCCTCTCAAGATATATGTGTTGGTGATATTATCCGTATTCAAAATGGACAACAAATTCCAGCTGATTTAGTACTAATTTCAACATCGCATGATGAAGGTCTTTGTTATGTTGAAACCAGTAATTTAGATGGTGAAACTAATTTAAAAGTACGTAAAGCATTAGGTGATACTAACAAACTATCGACAGCTGAAGATATCTCCCTTCTTCGTGGTAGTATAGTTTATGAAACTCCAAATGAACGTTTATACAGATTTAATGGTAGAATAGTTATTCAAGGtaaagaaaatataattCATTCTTTAAATCATACTATGTTTTTACAAAGa ggaTCACAATTAAGAAatacaaaatttatttttggagtTTGTGTTTATGCTGGTGTTgatacaaaattatttttaaatcaacaaccaccaccatcaaaattttcaacagttgaaaaattattaaacaaattaattttatttgtttttatatttcaattaatagtTTGTTTATTATGTGCAGTTGCATCAGCATTTTATCAAGAGATAGTGGTTGAAGATATGTTATATTTGGGACCAACAGTttctttatcaatttatGGTGTTAGAAATTTTTTcacttattttattttatttaatacaatGATTCCAATTTCACTTTGGGTAACATTGGAGATGGTAAAAGTTGGACAAGCAAAGTTTATGGAATTTGATAGTTATATGCGTTCACAAGTACTAACAATTGATCCAGCAACTGGTGAAGAGAAAGAAGTTGAAAAAGGGTGTAAAGCAAAAACCTCAAATTTGAATGAGGATCTTGGTAGAATTCAACATATTTTTAGTGATAAAACAGGTACACTAACTGAAAATATTATGAGATTTTGTAAATGTTCAATTGGTTCAGATATTTATGATGAGAGGGAGAGTTCTGGTAGTTTGGTTAGAGCATTGGATGCAAGTAGAGATTCATCTTCAAATCcaaagatattaataaatggtACAAACAATACAAAGTTTCAAACTATTCAAAGTTTTCTTCGTATTCTTAGTCTTTGTCATACTGTGATTAGTGAAGTAGATGAGGCAACTGGTAATATCACCTATCAATCACAATCACCAGATGAATTAGCATTGGTACATACTGCAAGTAATAATGGATTCGTGTTTTTGGATAGAAGAACTGATGAAATCCTTTTAAGAGAGAATGGTGTAGATACTTCCTATGGTCTATTGGCAATTTTAGAGTTTTCATCAGCACGTCGTAGAATGTCAGTAATCGTTCGTACACCTGAAGGTACAATTAAGCTATTAACAAAAGGTGCTGATATGTCAATCTCTTGTAGATTgttaaatgataaagaaaGAAATGCAGCTCGTGATGAAACTCttaatttcttaaaaaatttcTCAAGAGATGGTTATCGTACACTAATGGTAGCTGAAAGAGATTTAACAGTTGAAGAATATGAAGATTGGAAACAACAATTCTTTCAAGCCTCaacttcaattgaaaatcgTGAAGAGAAAATTGAAGCCGTTtgtgaattaattgaaaaggATCTATCATTGGTTGGTACGACTGCAATTGAAGataaattacaaaatcaaGTACCGGAAACTATTAGTTATCTATTGAATGCAGGTTTACATATTTGGGTATTGACCGGTGATAAACAAGAAACCGCTGTAAACATTGGTTACTCATGTCGTCTATTTGATCCAGCTATGGAATTGATTTTCGTCAATACTGAATCCTCGGAAGAGTGTGGTTTAATTCTTGATAGATATATTGCATTGTTACCACCAGagaatgaaaatgaagatgtTAAAGATACCCAAACCTATGGtcaacaacaaatgcaaCAAGGCATGAATGGAGCCACGCCTGGAATTATGAATATGATTAGCAATAGCTTGCAATCTGGTTCTGGTAATAAAACTCCAATCATTGATATTATCATTCCAACATTGGCGGTTGAATATGGTTTAGTAATTGATGGCCATACATTGACCTTTGCATTGAATGACCATAAAGAGAAATTCCTTCGTTTAGGTAGAGCTTGTAAATCTGTAATTTGTTGTAGAACTACACCACTTCAAAAAGCACTAGTTGTAAGAGTTGTAAAACAAAGTGAAAAAAAGATTTCTTTGGCAATTGGTGATGGTGCAAATGATGTATCGATGATTCAAGAAGCTCATGTTGGTATCGGTATATTTGGTAAAGAAGGTACTCAAGCTGCCCGTGCTTCAGATTATTGCATTCATCAATTTAGTCATTTAAAGAGACTACTTTGTGTACATGGCCGTTATTCTTACATTAGAGTATCTGGTTTAATTCAATATTCTTTCTATAAAAACATGAGTTTCACTCTTTGTTTACTTTGGTTCTCATTTAGTAGTCTTTTCACTGGTCAAACTATATTTGATTCTTGGATTATCACTTTCTATAACATTCTTTTCACATCTTTACCACCATTCTTTTATGGTCTCTTTGAAAAGGATATTGATGAAGAAAGTATTATGGAAAATCCAAATCTCTATAAAAGTATACAACAAAGTCAAATCCTAagtaaaaaatcatttttcgTTTGGAATCTATTAGGTTTATGGCATTCATTAGTAACTTTCTTTGGtgtaaaattattgtttgtAAATGATGTCATGTCTTCAAATGGTCATGTTGCTGGTATTTGGACTTTAGGTACTTTGGTATCAACTGCTTCAATTTTAACTGTAAATGTAAGAATGGCAATTGAAACAAAACTTTGGAATTATATTTCATTAGTTGGTATGATAATATCTTTAGCTGCTTACTTTATAATGTTAGTACTTTATGCTTTCTTTTTacctttaaattcaaatatgtATGATATATTTT caTCTCAATTAGAAACTGGCTCAtattattttacaattattgttattattattgttgctaTCTTCCCCGATTTCTGCATAAAATATTATAGTAGAATGTATGCACCAAAAGATActcaattagaaaaagaaagaaaaggaTTAAAAGGTGTTAAAGAATATCAAAGAGAAAtgaaagaatttaataatcaaagagcttaa
- the rpl13a gene encoding S60 ribosomal protein L13a, with protein sequence MFQKKAIVIDGKGHLLGRLASVVAKSLLSGQKIVVVRCEELNISGPLSRNKLKWADFLNLTMNTNHARGHRHGRSPSKIFWRAVRGMLPHKTPRGQAALDNMKVFEGVPAPYDKVKRVVVPSALRVVKLNTTRKYTVLSRLSQEVGWKYRAVVAKLEVQRKQRSSTYYRKAALVKAYRTQALKKFSA encoded by the exons ATGTTCCAAAAG aAAGCAATTGTTATTGATGGCAAAGGTCATTTGTTAGGTCGTTTAGCCTCCGTTGTTGCTAAATCCCTCCTCTCTGGTCAAAAGATCGTTGTTGTCCGTTGTGAAGAGCTCAACATCTCAGGTCCATTATCACGtaacaaattaaaatgggCTGATTTCCTCAACTTAACCATGAACACCAATCACGCTCGTGGTCACAGACACGGTAGATCACCATCAAAGATCTTCTGGAGAGCTGTCAGAGGTATGTTACCACACAAAACCCCACGTGGTCAAGCTGCCCTCGATAACATGAAAGTTTTCGAAGGTGTCCCAGCCCCATACGATAAAGTCAAGAGAGTTGTTGTCCCATCTGCTCTCCGTGTTGTCAAATTAAACACCACCCGTAAATACACCGTCTTATCTCGTTTATCCCAAGAAGTCGGTTGGAAATACAGAGCTGTTGTTGCCAAATTAGAAGTCCAAAGAAAACAAAGATCTTCAACTTATTACCGTAAAGCTGCTTTAGTCAAAGCCTACAGAACTCAAGCCTTAAAGAAATTCTCTgcttaa
- the tgrR1 gene encoding immunoglobulin E-set domain-containing protein, whose translation MNLKFSFFLIVFTIVPIFCQTFFPKGFRNTENSITFDWDLNDPNYYTKWEITKADGNITEMSFQCTNNATIKSCTYTNNGTPPMNELYGISGMPCYMDGSSTEKCQGILQPSHYPTPIINSTIPSIPVDGTSITLVGSFIIFIVGNDSNYFQLSSGGIANFNSPIHLDPTQMIINIPSGCGQDSIKWPSGSKPLSFNYIAPTVTPSTLSFDGYNIIINGSNFCNKTNSILSVYLGGVLQTDKVKIKSTSIELDVSQVLYCEILYFSVTFGSNVQTLVNQAIIFSPILYNVNSVPGAIGGKITIKGIRLTTPPGIQHNTILSFESSWNVTASTPSYILCDLQPGYEKPIQLSVVVGNIMSSNNITFNYNEISIIKSTQNTNIITLYGDCFGSDNKTEIVIGGTSSVTSYQVNTYETSIIFVIPGNYAGETLVQVKAYGYTAGYYIPLQLYVTPSDAILNSPHATHFKYYFQSLDSINPKITINGETFVGDDNSKELKDDGSSTYIFNNFPGVCGVQSLQYEIGNQTYNGTVTSLQPSYANCTYSPETNITLCTGTNFGGSYFDKQVIIQFSNSTITPINITDTEFTFYTYDNYVSGHLTINSCGDSADTFYIINAVYFSNVAEGFHNNSPNDAVIVNGKFFASSGVVSIECGNKTFPKCNLIDYKTISCPVQLDGPYDQFCTLTFENKTNIPVYVSFQQPIALASNSLYLDGGELVIFGDCFYDIIDNIHIGPVQCIDSKFISSNAIACTLPPTADKHLLNQIMFINITIAGKSGGGYAFSYLTPWIQFDSTSPTADSMIIITTIIIAFAIGSIYIHFAILFHKKKNIKRVLPSGAPKQVDQRRQLTRQLTQPQFIIPQQTSSSRSNSISRY comes from the exons atgaatttaaaattttcattttttttaatagtttttacTATTGTGCCAATATTTTGTCAAACATTTTTTCCAAAAg gatTTAGAAATACagaaaattcaattacatTTGATTGGGATTTAAATGATCCAAATTATTATACAAAATGGGAAATAACAAAAGCAGATGGTAATATAACTGAAATGAGTTTTCAATGTACGAATAATGCAACAATAAAAAGCTGTACATATACAAATAATGGAACACCACCAATGAATGAATTATATGGTATAAGTGGTATGCCATGTTATATGGATGGCAGTAGTACTGAAAAATGTCAAGGAATATTACAACCATCACATTATCCAACACCAATTATAAACTCAACAATACCTTCAATTCCAGTAGATGGTACATCAATAACATTGGTTGGttcatttattatatttatagttggtaatgattcaaattattttcaactttCAAGTGGTGGTATAGCAAATTTCAATTCACCAATTCATTTGGATCCAACTCAAATGATTATAAATATTCCATCAGGTTGTGGTcaagattcaattaaatggCCAAGTGGATCAAAACCATTATCATTCAATTATATAGCACCAACAGTTACACCCAGtacattatcatttgatgggtataatattattataaatggtTCAAACTTTTGTAATAAAACCAATTCAATACTATCAGTTTATCTTGGTGGTGTATTACAAACAGACaaagttaaaattaaatcaacctCTATTGAACTTGATGTTAGTCAAGTTTTATATTGTGAGATATTATATTTCTCTGTAACATTTGGTTCAAATGTACAAACACTAGTAAATCAAgcaataatattttcaccCATTTTATATAATGTAAACTCTGTACCAGGCGCAATTGGTGGAAAAATAACCATCAAAGGTATAAGATTAACTACACCACCAGGTATTCAACATAATACTATTCTAAGTTTTGAGAGTAGTTGGAATGTCACTGCTTCTACTCCATCCTATATTTTATGTGATCTTCAACCTGGCTATGAAAAACCAATTCAATTAAGCGTTGTGGTGGGTAATATCAtgtcatcaaataatattacctttaattataatgaaatttcaattataaaatcaacaCAAAATACAAACATCATAACATTGTATGGTGATTGTTTTGGTAGTGATAATAAAACAGAAATTGTAATCGGAGGAACATCTTCGGTAACCTCTTATCAAGTAAATACTTATGAAActtctattatttttgtgATTCCTGGAAACTATGCAGGTGAAACTCTTGTTCAAGTTAAGGCATATGGTTATACTGCTGGATATTATATCCCATTACAACTTTATGTTACACCCAGTGATGCAATTTTAAACTCTCCTCATGCAAcacattttaaatattatttccaAAGTTTGGATAGTATAAACCCAAAAATTACAATCAATGGTGAAACCtttgttggtgatgataactccaaagaattaaaagatgatGGAAGCTCAACctatattttcaataatttcccCGGCGTCTGTGGTGTTCAATCTCTACAATATGAAATTGGAAATCAAACTTATAATGGCACCGTTACATCACTACAACCAAGCTATGCAAATTGTACATACTCACCAGAGACTAATATTACCTTATGTACTGGTACAAATTTTGGTGGATCTTACTTTGATAAGCAAgttattattcaattttcaAACTCAACCATTACACCAATCAATATAACCGATACTGAATTCACATTCTATACCTATGATAATTATGTTAGTGGTCATTTAACTATCAATTCATGTGGTGATAGTGCAGAtacattttatattataaatgcGGTTTACTTTTCAAATGTTGCTGAAGGATTTCATAATAACAGTCCAAATGATGCTGTAATTGTAAATGGTAAATTCTTTGCATCAAGTGGTGTAGTATCAATCGAATGTGGGAATAAGACATTCCCTAAatgtaatttaattgattataaaaCCATCTCTTGCCCAGTTCAATTAGATGGACCTTATGATCAATTTTGTACACTcacttttgaaaataaaaccaatatACCAGTTTATGTTTCATTTCAACAACCAATAGCATTGGcttcaaattctttatatTTAGATGGTGGTGAATTGGTTATTTTTGGTGATTGTTTTTATGATATAATCGATAATATTCATATTGGTCCTGTTCAATGTATTGATAGTAAATTCATATCTTCAAATGCAATCGCATGTACACTACCACCCACCGCAGACAAACATCTattgaatcaaataatgtttataaatattactATTGCTGGTAAAAGTGGTGGTGGATATGCTTTTTCCTATTTAACTCCATGGATTCAATTCGACTCAACCTCCCCTACTGCAGATTCAATGATTATCATTACCACTATAATAATTGCATTTGCAATCGGCTCAATTTATATTCATTTCGCTATTCTATTtcataaaaagaaaaatattaaaagagtTTTACCTTCAGGTGCTCCAAAACAAGTTGACCAACGAAGACAATTAACTCGTCAATTAACTCAACCACAATTTATAATACCACAACAAACATCATCCTCaagatcaaattcaatttcaagatattaa
- the dio3 gene encoding thyroxine 5'-deiodinase, with product MNYLFNIFEEEKPIKKAPIITEECYRNGYHPSKWELAQVLLNGIWKPYKFKSYMQYKSRERLNLQADTQCPDAILLDDQTNQEVSLYDLFNSNNNEKSVQDRPMVLICGSFTUPPFRDKMCMFQDIFVDFKEWVDIYIVYLKEIHPADEWYIGGDEISLCYRQPKTMEDRREIIKDLKEYAPFCTIPFLIDKMDNNFNKVYDAVPERLYVLEDKKFKYVGGPGPFGFIPEELREFLTKRYKPHLLDLKNNLSIPPSQ from the coding sequence atgaattatttatttaatatttttgaagaagagaaaccaattaaaaaagccCCCATTATAACAGAGGAATGTTATAGAAATGGATACCATCCGAGTAAATGGGAATTAGCACAAGTATTATTGAATGGTATTTGGAAAccttataaattcaaaagtTATATGCAATATAAATCAAGAGAACGTTTAAATTTACAAGCAGATACCCAATGTCCAGATGCAATACTATTGGATGACCAAACCAACCAAGAGGTATCATtatatgatttatttaatagtaataataatgaaaaatcagTGCAAGATAGACCAATGGTATTAATTTGTGGTAGTTTCACCTGACCCCCATTCCGCGACAAGATGTGTATGTTTCAAGACATCTTTGTCGATTTTAAAGAGTGGGTTgatatttatattgtttatttgaaAGAGATACATCCAGCTGATGAATGGTatattggtggtgatgaaatTAGTCTATGTTATCGTCAACCTAAAACAATGGAAGATAGAAGGGAAATAATCAAAGATTTGAAAGAGTATGCTCCATTTTGTACAATTCCATtcttaattgataaaatggataataatttcaataaagtTTATGACGCAGTTCCAGAAAGGTTATATGTTTTAGaagataaaaaattcaaatatgtTGGTGGTCCTGGCCCATTTGGTTTCATACCTGAAGAATTACGTGAATTTTTAACAAAACGTTATAAACCACATTTATTAGatcttaaaaataatttatcaataccACCATCCCAATaa